In the genome of Virgibacillus doumboii, the window GTAAACTTTACAATCGTAAGTGCAATGAATGTAACGATGCCTCCAAAAGCTATCCCAGTCATGCTTCTTTTAATTGCTTCAATGATCATCTGCTTGACCTCCTATAGCCAGTCTATTTTTGATTGCCGCCACATATTTTCGTGTAATATACTCTTTATTGCCGGAGTGGAAGTAGACACAGAGGTTTCCGTTAAATGACAATTCGAAGCGCTCAATTTGGTTCAGATTGCCGATAACTGATTTGGAAAACCGCATGAATTCGTAGGGAGCTAAAATATCTTCTATCTCATAAAGTTTCATTCTTATCTCCACATTTCGATTTCCAATGCACGCAAAAACTCTCCTTTTCTCGGCGTACACGAATTCAATCGTTTTTGGATCAAGCAGTATGGTTTGATCGACTTCAACCCCAAATAGCCGCTGCCGGTTTTTTCGCTTAATAAT includes:
- a CDS encoding LytTR family DNA-binding domain-containing protein; its protein translation is MKVNIDIDEKNTEPSITIQTNEWSEELEEIVAIIKRKNRQRLFGVEVDQTILLDPKTIEFVYAEKRRVFACIGNRNVEIRMKLYEIEDILAPYEFMRFSKSVIGNLNQIERFELSFNGNLCVYFHSGNKEYITRKYVAAIKNRLAIGGQADDH